The following proteins are encoded in a genomic region of Pikeienuella piscinae:
- the argE gene encoding acetylornithine deacetylase, translating into MRSIEILDRLIAFPTVSRDPNIELIRHARDLLEAAGVETTLIPDSDGGKANLYATIGPKDRPGVMLSGHTDVVPVEGQAWTVDPFRLTERDGRLFGRGAADMKGFVAAALSAAERAATRDLATPLHIALSYDEEVGCLGVRSLIDMLAGAPVRPAFAIIGEPTNMAVATGHKGKRGLRATCVGREGHSALAPLALNALHLAADFIGAVRAAQARIAAEGRRDGDYDVPYTTLHVGRVTGGVALNIVPNRAEVDFEIRNLATDDADAILGALAADADSIARATGEPEAAIRFETVMEYPGLDTAPDAAIVDFVKALTGANGTIKVAFGTEGGLFSDRLGIPAVVCGPGSMAQGHKPDEYVSREQMAKCDAMLDALLARLAAGL; encoded by the coding sequence ATGCGTTCAATCGAAATCCTCGACCGGCTGATCGCCTTCCCGACGGTGAGCCGCGACCCGAATATTGAACTGATCCGCCATGCACGCGATTTGCTGGAGGCGGCGGGGGTGGAGACCACGCTGATCCCCGATTCCGATGGCGGCAAGGCCAATCTCTACGCCACGATCGGCCCGAAGGACCGCCCCGGCGTCATGCTTTCCGGCCATACCGACGTCGTGCCGGTCGAGGGGCAGGCCTGGACCGTCGACCCCTTCCGGCTGACCGAAAGGGACGGGCGGCTATTCGGACGCGGCGCCGCCGATATGAAGGGCTTCGTCGCCGCGGCGCTTTCCGCCGCCGAGCGGGCGGCGACGCGCGATCTCGCGACGCCTCTGCATATCGCGCTCTCCTATGACGAGGAGGTTGGCTGCCTCGGAGTGCGGAGTCTGATCGACATGCTCGCCGGCGCGCCGGTCCGCCCGGCTTTCGCCATCATCGGCGAGCCGACCAATATGGCCGTGGCGACCGGACACAAGGGAAAGCGCGGTCTGCGCGCCACCTGTGTCGGGCGCGAGGGGCATTCGGCGCTCGCCCCGCTGGCGCTGAACGCGCTGCATCTCGCGGCGGATTTCATAGGCGCGGTGCGGGCTGCTCAGGCGCGGATCGCAGCCGAGGGGCGGCGCGACGGCGATTATGACGTACCCTACACGACGCTCCATGTCGGCAGGGTGACGGGCGGCGTCGCGCTCAATATCGTCCCCAATCGCGCGGAGGTGGATTTCGAGATCCGCAACCTCGCGACCGATGACGCCGACGCGATCCTCGGCGCGCTGGCCGCGGACGCCGATTCCATCGCCAGGGCGACCGGCGAGCCGGAAGCCGCGATTCGTTTCGAGACGGTGATGGAATATCCCGGCCTCGACACTGCGCCGGACGCGGCCATCGTCGATTTCGTCAAGGCGCTGACCGGCGCGAACGGAACGATCAAGGTCGCCTTCGGCACTGAGGGCGGGCTTTTCTCAGACCGGCTCGGGATTCCCGCAGTGGTCTGCGGGCCGGGCTCGATGGCGCAGGGCCACAAGCCCGACGAATATGTCAGTCGCGAGCAGATGGCGAAATGCGACGCCATGCTGGATGCGCTGCTGGCGCGGCTTGCGGCGGGGCTTTGA
- a CDS encoding paraquat-inducible protein A: MAVEATTTQTETGPVLIACHACDALLSEPPAGAARTRCPRCGSVLTTERPGALDGVLATTLTTIVLLSAGVFLPFVNIEASGRRQYASVLDAVIAAGGEAWPLALAVGAMVVALPLTRAAALLWVLAPMRLERPPLPFARAAFRLAIELRPWSMVEIFVIGVIVALVKISGLAIVGLGAAFWLFLALAIVVFCEDAALCRRSIWRRLA, from the coding sequence TTGGCAGTTGAAGCGACCACCACCCAGACCGAAACCGGACCGGTTCTGATCGCCTGCCACGCCTGCGACGCGCTTCTTTCCGAACCGCCTGCGGGCGCCGCGCGCACGCGCTGCCCGCGCTGCGGCTCCGTCCTGACGACGGAGCGGCCCGGCGCGCTCGACGGCGTGCTGGCGACGACGCTGACGACGATCGTGCTGCTGAGCGCGGGCGTTTTTCTGCCTTTCGTCAATATCGAAGCGTCCGGACGGCGCCAGTACGCGTCGGTGCTCGACGCCGTGATCGCCGCCGGCGGCGAAGCCTGGCCGCTCGCGCTCGCGGTCGGAGCGATGGTCGTGGCGCTGCCGCTGACACGGGCGGCGGCGCTTCTCTGGGTGCTCGCGCCGATGCGGCTGGAGCGCCCGCCGCTCCCCTTCGCGCGCGCCGCCTTCAGGCTGGCGATCGAGCTCAGGCCCTGGTCGATGGTCGAGATATTCGTGATCGGCGTCATCGTCGCGCTGGTCAAGATCTCCGGCCTCGCCATCGTCGGCCTCGGCGCCGCGTTCTGGCTCTTCCTCGCACTGGCCATCGTCGTCTTTTGCGAAGACGCCGCGCTCTGCCGGCGATCGATCTGGCGGCGGCTGGCGTGA
- a CDS encoding paraquat-inducible protein A yields MSGAAISPPNARAAGPPTAIAAHYIGCEICGRAAPFGQRACRRCGAHLPRRGRRSFAAVWVWLGLGLAFYIPANLYPMLITTNFGKVYQSTIVGGAIDLAAHGSWGVAGIVFFASVVIPIAKFLAIGRLGVMAAGGAPLAPHAALRLYEVVEFIGRWSMIDVFVVAILSALVRMGMLANVAPGPAAALFALSVGATMLSARAFDQRLIWDRIGAADG; encoded by the coding sequence GTGAGCGGCGCTGCGATCTCCCCTCCGAACGCCCGGGCGGCCGGCCCCCCGACCGCCATCGCGGCCCATTACATCGGCTGCGAGATCTGCGGCCGCGCCGCGCCCTTCGGTCAGCGCGCCTGCCGACGTTGCGGCGCGCATCTGCCGCGCCGGGGGCGGCGCAGCTTCGCGGCGGTCTGGGTCTGGCTGGGTCTCGGACTGGCGTTCTACATCCCCGCCAATCTCTATCCGATGCTGATCACGACCAATTTCGGCAAGGTCTATCAGAGCACCATCGTCGGCGGCGCGATCGACCTCGCGGCGCATGGCTCCTGGGGGGTGGCGGGGATCGTCTTCTTCGCCAGCGTCGTCATCCCCATCGCCAAGTTTCTCGCCATCGGCCGGCTCGGCGTGATGGCCGCGGGCGGCGCCCCTCTCGCGCCGCATGCCGCGCTCCGGCTCTACGAGGTGGTGGAGTTCATCGGCCGGTGGTCGATGATCGACGTGTTCGTCGTCGCGATCCTCTCGGCGCTGGTCCGGATGGGCATGCTGGCGAATGTCGCGCCGGGGCCGGCGGCGGCGCTTTTCGCGCTCTCCGTCGGTGCGACAATGCTCTCGGCGCGCGCGTTCGACCAGCGCCTGATCTGGGATCGTATCGGGGCCGCCGATGGCTGA
- a CDS encoding MlaD family protein produces MAEPDRPDAAPPEPEIETARPRFVSLVWLIPLIAIGVALGLLWRDYAGRGPIIEIYFPTAAGLTAGQTVLRYRNVEVGRLEDLHFSADLSQVVAKVRLEPDIAPYIDAEAEFWVVRPEVSARGVTGLETVLSGAYIEGSWDAVRGAPASKFTALDNPPLTPSDTPGKRVRLVSADGGALSVGAPVFFRRVEVGKVESKHLSEDGQSVVFDVFVNAPNDVRLTEDTRFWVVAGVDISLGADGARFRIGSLTALLQGGVAFQDFSQGQPKPVEENHLYTLYGTPRDARSQVSEADAGQRLLLDVYFGRSVRGLSVGAPVEYQGIRVGRVEEIAAEIDAESGRFATRTTIALAPSLLGLADGDTTGALEFMERAVEKGLRAQLTQGSLLTGELIVRLVDAPDAAPEQLTRPDEGRPRMPSVPTDLDELTGSVQGAMRRIEQLPIEAIFDNAVLLLENVNKLIGSEAVRDAPGKAVATLEAATALLSSPGLNAAPEEAAKLLASLNEIVASPEFDATRADLAATLASLKALAASLDESGLAEDAAGAVAALRTRLEDPALAGLAASVDETSKAATALLSDPALKAAPAHAVAALDALEAILTAPGLKAVPAEAEALIASVRQLIDSPETLSARTDLAALLASARAVAAKLEAEDAAGETAAAITALRTRLEDPALDRLVGSASKAMDSAATLLSDKGLAETPEALNAALTSLGALLDDPALRAAPAELNASLTSARALLEELQRENAAAELAGALKAARALLDDPSLRRLSSEAAETATALRAILDAPGAKELPASATAALTSSAAFLDRIREADLAGTAAAALASLDTAAAAVARAADGTPELVRRISTLAARADDFLAALDVGSELNYEAVAAIREIRDAARAISDLADLVEREPNVLILGK; encoded by the coding sequence ATGGCTGAACCGGACCGACCCGACGCCGCCCCGCCCGAGCCGGAGATCGAAACCGCGCGGCCGCGCTTCGTCTCTCTGGTCTGGCTGATCCCGCTGATCGCGATCGGCGTCGCGCTCGGTCTCCTCTGGCGCGACTACGCCGGTCGCGGCCCGATAATCGAGATCTACTTTCCGACCGCGGCGGGACTGACCGCCGGACAAACCGTTCTGCGCTATCGTAATGTCGAGGTCGGTCGGCTGGAGGACCTGCACTTTTCGGCCGATCTGTCGCAGGTCGTCGCCAAGGTCAGGCTCGAGCCAGACATTGCGCCCTATATCGACGCGGAGGCGGAATTCTGGGTGGTCCGGCCGGAGGTCTCCGCCCGCGGCGTCACCGGATTGGAGACCGTGCTCTCCGGCGCCTATATCGAAGGCTCCTGGGACGCGGTGCGCGGCGCGCCCGCCAGCAAGTTCACCGCGCTCGACAACCCGCCGTTGACGCCGAGCGACACGCCCGGCAAGCGGGTGCGGCTGGTCAGCGCCGACGGCGGCGCGCTCTCGGTCGGTGCGCCAGTGTTCTTCCGGCGGGTCGAGGTCGGAAAGGTCGAATCGAAACATCTGTCCGAGGATGGGCAAAGCGTCGTGTTCGACGTCTTCGTCAATGCGCCGAACGATGTCAGGCTGACCGAAGACACCCGCTTCTGGGTCGTCGCTGGCGTCGATATCAGCCTCGGCGCGGATGGCGCGCGCTTCCGCATCGGCTCGCTCACCGCGCTGCTGCAGGGCGGCGTGGCGTTTCAGGATTTCTCGCAGGGCCAGCCCAAACCGGTCGAGGAAAACCATCTCTACACGCTTTACGGCACGCCGCGCGACGCCCGCTCGCAGGTCTCCGAGGCCGATGCCGGCCAACGGCTGCTGCTCGATGTCTATTTCGGCCGCTCGGTGCGCGGGCTCTCGGTCGGCGCGCCGGTGGAGTATCAAGGCATCCGCGTCGGCCGGGTCGAGGAGATCGCGGCCGAAATCGATGCCGAGTCAGGCCGCTTCGCGACCCGCACCACCATCGCGCTGGCGCCGTCTCTACTCGGGCTCGCCGATGGGGATACGACCGGCGCGCTCGAATTCATGGAACGCGCCGTCGAAAAAGGGCTCCGCGCGCAGCTCACCCAGGGCAGCCTCCTGACTGGTGAGTTGATCGTGCGTCTGGTCGACGCCCCCGATGCAGCGCCGGAACAGTTGACCCGTCCCGACGAGGGACGCCCGCGCATGCCCTCGGTTCCGACCGATCTCGATGAGCTGACGGGCTCCGTTCAGGGCGCGATGCGACGGATCGAGCAATTGCCGATCGAAGCGATCTTCGACAACGCGGTTCTGCTTCTGGAGAACGTCAACAAGCTGATCGGGTCGGAAGCGGTGCGCGACGCGCCAGGAAAAGCGGTCGCGACCCTTGAGGCGGCGACCGCGCTCCTCTCCTCGCCCGGACTCAACGCGGCGCCGGAAGAAGCGGCGAAGCTGCTCGCGTCGCTGAACGAGATCGTCGCCTCGCCGGAATTCGACGCCACAAGGGCGGATCTCGCGGCGACGCTAGCCAGCCTGAAGGCGCTGGCGGCGTCGCTCGACGAATCCGGCCTTGCGGAGGACGCCGCCGGCGCCGTCGCCGCGCTCCGCACGCGGCTGGAGGACCCGGCGCTCGCCGGGCTCGCCGCCAGCGTGGACGAGACGTCGAAGGCGGCGACGGCGCTGCTTTCCGATCCGGCGCTGAAAGCGGCGCCGGCGCACGCGGTCGCGGCGCTCGACGCGCTGGAGGCGATTCTGACGGCGCCCGGTCTCAAGGCGGTTCCGGCGGAGGCGGAGGCGCTGATCGCCTCCGTCCGCCAGCTGATCGATTCGCCGGAAACCCTCTCCGCGCGCACCGACCTCGCCGCACTTCTGGCGAGCGCGCGCGCCGTCGCCGCGAAGCTGGAGGCCGAGGACGCCGCCGGCGAGACCGCCGCCGCGATCACGGCGCTCCGGACCCGGCTGGAGGATCCGGCGCTGGACCGGCTTGTCGGCTCGGCGTCGAAGGCGATGGATTCGGCGGCGACGCTGCTTTCCGACAAGGGGCTCGCGGAGACGCCGGAGGCGCTGAACGCCGCGCTCACCTCCCTTGGCGCGCTGCTTGACGACCCGGCCCTGCGCGCCGCGCCGGCGGAACTGAACGCAAGCCTCACCTCGGCGCGCGCGCTTCTCGAAGAACTGCAGCGAGAGAACGCGGCGGCCGAGCTCGCAGGCGCCCTCAAGGCGGCGCGCGCTCTTCTCGACGACCCCTCGCTCAGGCGCCTTTCAAGCGAAGCGGCGGAGACGGCGACGGCGCTCCGCGCCATCCTCGACGCGCCCGGCGCGAAGGAACTACCAGCCTCGGCGACGGCGGCTCTCACCTCATCCGCCGCGTTCCTCGACCGGATTCGCGAGGCGGACCTCGCCGGGACCGCCGCCGCGGCGCTCGCCAGCCTCGACACCGCCGCCGCCGCCGTCGCGCGCGCCGCCGACGGGACGCCGGAACTGGTCCGACGCATTTCCACCCTCGCCGCGCGGGCCGACGACTTCCTCGCTGCGCTCGATGTCGGCTCCGAGCTGAATTACGAAGCCGTCGCCGCGATCCGCGAGATACGCGACGCGGCCCGCGCGATCAGCGACCTCGCCGATCTGGTCGAGCGTGAACCCAACGTTCTGATTCTCGGGAAATAG
- a CDS encoding PqiC family protein, with translation MRRFLAALACLVLAACAAAPGPYLYLLDAPAPSGAGAGGAQSVGLREIGLPLYARRVQIAAQDQSGAITADDQHRWAEEPPRAATRLVARSLAALREGAVYADPWPQGAAPDFIVTTEVDRFLGALGGEVTLEGQLTVARAGERASAVTGPFTISVSTEGENHAALAAAYGAALAELARRIEAALESY, from the coding sequence ATGCGCCGTTTCCTCGCCGCCCTCGCCTGTCTCGTCCTCGCCGCCTGCGCCGCGGCGCCGGGACCCTATCTCTATCTGCTGGACGCGCCGGCGCCTTCGGGCGCGGGCGCCGGGGGGGCGCAATCGGTCGGATTGCGCGAAATCGGTCTGCCGCTCTACGCCCGGCGCGTCCAGATCGCCGCTCAGGATCAGTCCGGCGCGATCACCGCCGACGATCAGCACCGCTGGGCGGAGGAGCCGCCGCGCGCCGCGACGCGGCTGGTCGCGCGGAGCCTCGCTGCGCTGCGCGAGGGCGCCGTCTACGCCGATCCCTGGCCGCAGGGCGCGGCGCCGGATTTCATCGTCACTACGGAGGTCGACCGGTTCCTTGGCGCGCTCGGCGGCGAGGTGACGCTCGAGGGTCAACTCACCGTGGCGCGCGCCGGTGAGCGCGCCAGCGCCGTCACCGGCCCTTTCACGATCAGCGTTTCGACCGAAGGCGAGAATCACGCCGCGCTCGCCGCCGCCTACGGCGCGGCGCTGGCGGAGCTGGCGCGCCGGATCGAGGCGGCGCTGGAAAGTTACTGA